One window from the genome of bacterium encodes:
- the cas6 gene encoding CRISPR system precrRNA processing endoribonuclease RAMP protein Cas6, which yields MLYSRLTFTSELNAEAILPPFKGSTFRGAFGTALKRVVCALERQDCQSCLLNSRCVYSFFFEKKEGCTKSGVNLPSPPHPFVIEPPLTLQEHFKPGDSFDFNLLLFGQANDYLPYCIYAFDQMGQIGIGRYINGKRAGFILKTVSAHGKVIYSSQDQRLSRDDFTTELKIPEPQGQGRQGQQGQEPQGEINRLTIHLKTPLRLKHENHLKADLPFHILIRAALRRISSLFACYGEGQPALDYTGLVARAQDQSIKIQASDLHWFDWERYSNRQEVKMLMGGIVGSISYTGNLGEFLPLLRLCEEVHLGKQSTFGLGQIVVEAG from the coding sequence ATGCTCTATAGTCGCCTTACCTTTACCAGTGAGTTAAATGCCGAGGCCATTCTCCCTCCATTCAAGGGATCAACTTTCCGCGGGGCCTTTGGTACTGCTTTAAAGCGGGTGGTCTGTGCCCTTGAGAGGCAGGATTGCCAGAGTTGTCTGTTGAACAGCCGTTGTGTATATTCTTTCTTTTTCGAGAAGAAAGAAGGCTGCACAAAAAGTGGCGTGAATCTTCCATCCCCGCCTCACCCCTTTGTCATCGAGCCACCGCTGACTCTCCAGGAGCATTTCAAGCCAGGTGATAGCTTTGACTTCAATCTTCTCCTTTTTGGTCAGGCAAACGATTATCTTCCCTACTGTATCTATGCCTTCGATCAAATGGGACAGATTGGCATTGGAAGATACATAAACGGGAAAAGGGCGGGATTCATTCTCAAGACCGTTTCAGCTCATGGGAAGGTTATCTATTCCAGCCAGGATCAAAGGCTGAGCAGAGATGATTTCACTACCGAGCTCAAGATACCAGAGCCGCAAGGACAGGGGCGGCAAGGACAGCAGGGACAAGAGCCACAGGGAGAGATTAACCGCCTGACCATCCACCTCAAGACGCCGCTGCGATTAAAGCATGAAAACCACCTGAAGGCTGATTTGCCATTCCATATCCTGATCAGGGCTGCTTTACGCAGGATATCATCTCTCTTTGCCTGCTATGGGGAGGGGCAGCCTGCTCTGGACTATACAGGCCTGGTGGCAAGAGCCCAGGACCAGAGCATAAAGATACAGGCGTCTGATCTTCACTGGTTCGATTGGGAGCGTTACTCCAACCGCCAGGAAGTGAAGATGCTCATGGGTGGTATAGTTGGCAGCATCAGCTATACGGGTAATTTAGGAGAATTTTTGCCTTTACTTCGTCTCTGCGAAGAGGTTCATCTTGGCAAGCAGAGCACGTTCGGACTGGGACAGATCGTCGTGGAGGCAGGATGA
- the csm6 gene encoding CRISPR-associated ring nuclease Csm6 codes for MKYILLAVCGLSPQVITEALYALHQEGRRVDAIQVITTRDGKDMINAHLLSPADGQYYQYLRDYGKDAGQIDFGADHVHVITDEDGRQIDDIIDEDDNECLLRKCLDLTFSLTSDPETAVFFLVAGGRKTMSSCLTLAAQLYGRPQDRIYHVLVSPGFESNRGFFYPPPVPVEIELKDQKGEPYSKKTSYARVNLIHMPFVSIRDRLSHEWLGTPHDPATLMLSLVREKKPALTINILEKKLTFKGMELDLSPSLLTLYTFFAMQKRDCSQEKPSCQSCQECFLTVQDVFSDQRKITELYLRITGSDLPLKNMDKSLTQDDICRGNIDSIGDIGGIGKLDAETFNQYKAKIKKKISQRFGLYTLPTLEISSVGRKPDTKYGIALDKRRIRILE; via the coding sequence ATGAAGTATATCTTGCTGGCTGTCTGCGGCCTCAGCCCTCAGGTGATTACTGAAGCTCTCTACGCTCTGCATCAGGAGGGACGGCGGGTTGATGCCATTCAAGTTATTACCACCAGAGATGGCAAGGATATGATCAATGCCCATCTTTTATCACCTGCGGATGGCCAATATTATCAATATCTGCGGGATTACGGCAAGGATGCGGGACAAATCGATTTTGGGGCGGATCATGTCCACGTGATCACCGATGAGGATGGGCGGCAGATAGATGACATTATTGATGAGGATGATAATGAGTGTCTTCTCAGGAAGTGTCTCGATCTTACTTTTTCCCTGACCTCGGATCCGGAAACGGCTGTTTTCTTCCTTGTTGCCGGTGGCCGAAAGACCATGAGCTCTTGCCTGACTCTGGCTGCTCAACTTTATGGGAGACCGCAGGACAGAATTTACCATGTCCTGGTATCACCGGGATTTGAAAGCAATCGCGGATTCTTCTATCCCCCGCCAGTGCCTGTGGAGATTGAGTTAAAGGACCAAAAGGGTGAGCCGTATTCAAAGAAAACAAGCTATGCACGGGTTAACCTCATCCACATGCCTTTTGTATCAATTCGTGACAGATTATCTCATGAATGGCTGGGAACGCCTCATGACCCTGCAACCTTGATGCTCTCCCTGGTACGGGAGAAAAAGCCCGCCTTAACCATAAATATCCTTGAGAAGAAACTGACCTTTAAGGGAATGGAACTTGACCTATCACCCTCTCTTTTAACGCTCTATACCTTCTTTGCCATGCAAAAAAGAGACTGCTCGCAGGAGAAACCTTCCTGTCAGTCCTGCCAGGAGTGCTTTTTGACCGTCCAGGATGTTTTTTCGGACCAGAGAAAGATAACCGAACTGTATCTTCGTATAACCGGAAGTGACCTTCCCTTGAAAAACATGGACAAAAGCCTTACTCAAGACGATATCTGCCGTGGCAATATTGACAGTATTGGTGATATCGGCGGCATTGGCAAGCTGGATGCTGAAACTTTCAACCAGTATAAGGCCAAGATCAAGAAAAAGATCAGCCAGAGATTTGGCCTCTACACTTTACCCACCCTTGAGATATCGTCTGTCGGCCGTAAGCCGGATACCAAATACGGCATAGCTCTGGATAAGAGACGGATACGGATATTGGAGTAA